The Kordia sp. SMS9 genome window below encodes:
- a CDS encoding aldehyde dehydrogenase (NADP(+)) produces the protein MITGKNYIGNSLSAKGNIAYTTFNPKTNTANENVYTEATSEEIQEAVNLASEAFKEFRTISGAKKAAFLNAIADEILALDDELVQTYMSETGLPEGRAKGERGRTIGQLRTFAKLIEEGSWVEARIDPAQSERTPNPRVDLRKMLVPIGPIVVFGASNFPLAYSTAGGDTASALASGCPVIVKSHPMHAGTGELVASAIAKAVQKTGMPNGVFSNLNSSGIEVGQELVSHPKVKGVGFTGSIRGGRALFDLASKRKEPIPVFAEMGSINPVILLPKALENKGESWAKTYAKSITLGTGQFCTNPGLILGIQSESLTNFINVLSEEIVQIQPQCMLHPNIHAAYTNNKLQAQDQHNVTTVAAITETVTENYAQQAVATVDGKAFLENSTLHEEVFGPFSLVVQCKNAAELEAIIANLEGQLTGTVISEENEVSDYDNIIKALSDRVGRIIFNGVPTGVEVVPAMLHGGPYPASTDSRFTAVGRDAIKRWVRPFSYQDFPNALLPDALKDENPLGILRLVNDQETKEAL, from the coding sequence ATGATTACTGGAAAAAACTATATAGGAAACTCGCTTTCCGCGAAAGGAAATATTGCGTATACAACTTTCAACCCAAAAACAAATACGGCTAACGAAAACGTATATACCGAAGCAACTTCGGAAGAAATTCAAGAAGCCGTAAATTTGGCTTCAGAAGCTTTTAAGGAGTTTAGAACGATTTCTGGCGCAAAAAAAGCAGCATTTTTAAATGCAATCGCAGATGAAATTTTAGCTTTGGATGATGAATTAGTCCAAACTTACATGTCAGAAACAGGTTTACCAGAAGGAAGAGCCAAAGGCGAACGCGGCAGAACCATCGGACAATTACGAACTTTTGCCAAACTCATTGAAGAAGGTTCTTGGGTAGAAGCACGGATTGATCCTGCACAATCAGAAAGAACACCAAATCCGAGAGTCGATTTACGCAAAATGTTAGTTCCAATTGGACCGATTGTCGTTTTTGGCGCGAGTAACTTTCCGTTAGCCTATTCTACGGCTGGTGGCGATACCGCTTCCGCATTGGCTTCTGGTTGTCCTGTTATTGTAAAATCGCATCCAATGCACGCTGGAACAGGTGAATTGGTAGCTTCGGCAATCGCGAAAGCAGTACAAAAAACGGGCATGCCAAATGGCGTATTTTCAAATCTAAACAGTAGCGGAATTGAAGTCGGACAAGAATTAGTTTCACATCCAAAAGTAAAAGGCGTTGGATTTACAGGAAGTATTCGTGGCGGACGTGCTTTGTTCGATTTAGCTTCAAAACGAAAAGAACCCATTCCAGTATTTGCTGAAATGGGAAGTATAAATCCTGTGATTCTATTGCCAAAAGCATTGGAAAACAAAGGAGAATCTTGGGCAAAAACCTATGCAAAATCAATCACTTTAGGAACAGGTCAATTTTGCACAAATCCTGGATTAATTTTGGGAATACAAAGTGAAAGTTTGACTAATTTTATAAATGTTTTATCGGAAGAAATTGTACAAATACAACCGCAATGTATGTTGCATCCAAACATTCACGCGGCGTATACAAACAATAAATTACAAGCACAAGATCAACACAATGTGACTACGGTGGCTGCAATTACGGAAACGGTAACAGAAAACTATGCACAACAAGCAGTGGCAACAGTTGATGGAAAAGCATTCTTAGAAAATTCGACTTTACATGAAGAAGTTTTCGGTCCATTTTCACTAGTGGTACAATGTAAAAATGCAGCGGAATTGGAAGCCATTATTGCAAACTTAGAAGGACAATTGACAGGAACAGTGATTTCTGAAGAAAACGAAGTTTCTGACTATGATAACATTATAAAAGCACTATCTGACAGAGTTGGAAGAATCATTTTTAACGGCGTTCCCACTGGTGTGGAAGTTGTGCCTGCAATGTTGCATGGTGGACCATATCCAGCGTCTACTGACAGTCGTTTTACGGCGGTTGGTAGAGATGCAATTAAACGTTGGGTGCGACCGTTTAGCTATCAAGATTTTCCAAATGCACTCTTGCCAGATGCATTAAAGGACGAGAATCCATTAGGAATTCTTCGATTGGTAAATGATCAAGAAACAAAAGAAGCTTTGTAA
- a CDS encoding TonB-dependent receptor domain-containing protein has translation MTSNQLYKIIFCLFISFNTFAQTLSGKLTDPYNIPIAEAQIYNQSSKKHTHSDEYGKFLLEKVTKGDSLRISHIGYQTKYIVVENVNKTLNIFLEKKAISLNEIIITPELDALNLMSDINIQINPVNSSQEVLQQVPGLFIGQHAGGGKAEQIFLRGFDIDHGTDISITADGIPVNMVSHAHGQGYADLHFLIPETLDKIDFGKGPYYANQGNFNTAGYVDFKTKKRLNESMIKLEAGQFDTYRILGMFNILNTSKHSAYIASEYLATDGPFESPQNFDRFNIFGKYTGNITENDRIGITLSHFESTWDASGQIPQRAVNSGFIGRFGAIDDTEGGTTSRTNFLVNYDKRLSPNASIENSIFYSKYDFKLYSNFTFFLEDPINGDQIKQQEDRTLFGFKSEYSRTFSTNSLEGEWNAGISLRKDQSNDNELSRTLNRRETLERIQFGNIDETNMSAFVNASFEFGKWTINPAIRVDYFDFQYNDFLQTNYETQSENEAILSPKLNFLYNHSDNFQAYLKTGKGFHSNDTRVVVAQNGREILPAAYGFDVGFIWKPIPELVVNTAYWQLYLAQEFVYVGDAGIVEPSGKTRRQGIDFSARYQPFKWLFWNVDTNYTHARSTEAPNGEDYIPLAPDFTLSSGLNVQLENGFFGGIKLRHIKDRPANEDNSIVAAGYSVVDFHLGYDWKNMSFGLQIQNLLNTEWNETQFATESRLQGETQSVEEIHFTPGVPFFMKASITYKF, from the coding sequence GTTTTAATACTTTTGCCCAAACCCTTTCGGGAAAACTCACTGATCCGTACAATATTCCTATTGCAGAAGCCCAAATTTATAATCAAAGCTCAAAAAAACACACGCACAGTGACGAATACGGAAAGTTTTTGTTAGAAAAAGTCACTAAAGGTGATTCGTTACGAATCTCGCATATTGGATATCAAACAAAATATATCGTGGTCGAAAATGTGAACAAAACATTGAATATATTCTTAGAAAAGAAAGCCATCTCACTAAACGAAATCATCATTACACCCGAATTGGATGCGCTCAACTTAATGAGCGACATTAACATCCAAATCAATCCTGTAAATTCTTCACAAGAAGTATTACAACAAGTGCCAGGATTGTTTATCGGACAACACGCTGGTGGTGGAAAAGCAGAACAGATATTTTTGCGCGGATTCGATATTGATCACGGAACGGATATCAGCATTACGGCAGACGGAATTCCAGTAAATATGGTATCGCACGCACACGGACAAGGCTATGCAGATTTGCACTTTCTCATTCCTGAAACATTAGACAAAATCGATTTTGGAAAAGGTCCGTATTACGCCAATCAAGGAAACTTTAACACGGCTGGATATGTAGATTTCAAAACCAAAAAACGTCTGAACGAAAGCATGATAAAGCTCGAAGCTGGACAATTTGATACGTACCGAATATTAGGAATGTTCAACATCCTAAACACAAGCAAGCATTCCGCATATATCGCGAGTGAATATTTAGCAACGGATGGTCCTTTTGAGAGTCCGCAAAACTTTGATCGCTTTAATATTTTTGGAAAATACACAGGAAACATCACCGAAAATGATCGAATTGGCATCACACTTTCACACTTTGAAAGTACGTGGGATGCTTCTGGTCAAATTCCACAACGAGCTGTAAACAGTGGATTCATTGGTCGCTTTGGAGCGATTGATGACACAGAAGGTGGTACCACAAGCAGAACTAATTTTTTAGTCAACTATGACAAAAGGCTTTCGCCAAATGCGTCTATTGAAAACAGCATTTTTTACAGTAAATACGATTTCAAACTCTATTCAAACTTTACTTTTTTTCTGGAAGATCCAATCAATGGCGATCAAATCAAACAACAAGAAGACAGAACTTTATTCGGTTTCAAAAGTGAATATTCGCGTACATTTTCAACAAATTCATTAGAAGGCGAATGGAATGCAGGAATCTCTTTACGAAAAGATCAAAGCAATGACAATGAACTTTCTAGAACCCTAAATCGTCGTGAAACGCTTGAAAGAATTCAATTTGGGAATATTGATGAAACAAATATGAGTGCTTTTGTAAATGCAAGTTTCGAATTTGGAAAATGGACGATCAATCCTGCTATACGTGTTGATTATTTCGATTTTCAATACAACGATTTTCTACAAACAAACTACGAAACACAATCGGAAAATGAAGCCATTCTCAGTCCGAAGTTGAACTTTCTATACAATCATTCCGATAATTTTCAAGCCTATTTAAAAACAGGAAAAGGCTTTCATTCCAACGATACACGTGTGGTGGTAGCGCAAAACGGAAGAGAAATTTTACCTGCAGCCTATGGTTTTGATGTAGGTTTTATATGGAAACCAATTCCCGAATTAGTTGTAAATACAGCGTATTGGCAACTATATTTAGCACAAGAATTTGTCTATGTGGGCGATGCAGGAATTGTGGAGCCCAGTGGAAAAACACGCAGACAAGGAATTGATTTCAGTGCACGTTATCAGCCATTCAAATGGTTATTTTGGAATGTAGACACCAATTACACACACGCACGATCTACTGAAGCGCCAAACGGAGAAGATTACATTCCGTTAGCACCCGATTTTACACTTTCAAGTGGCTTGAATGTACAATTAGAAAATGGTTTCTTTGGTGGCATCAAACTACGACACATCAAAGACAGACCAGCCAATGAAGACAATTCTATTGTTGCAGCAGGCTATTCGGTAGTAGACTTCCACCTTGGTTACGACTGGAAAAACATGAGTTTCGGATTGCAAATACAAAACCTTTTGAACACCGAATGGAACGAAACTCAATTCGCCACAGAATCCCGTTTACAAGGAGAAACGCAATCGGTGGAGGAAATTCATTTTACGCCTGGTGTGCCGTTTTTTATGAAAGCGAGTATTACGTATAAATTCTAA
- a CDS encoding dihydrodipicolinate synthase family protein — MTINWKGVMPAVTTKFTTSDTLDLEMFAVNIKAQLEAGVHGIILGGTLGEASTLTNDERRILVRETVKIVNGKVPVIINVAEQSTAVAKEVAQHAKEDGANGLMMLPPMRYKADSRETVAYFRAVAQSTDLPIMIYNNPVDYGIEVTLDMFDELLKDCPNIQAVKESTRDISNITRIKNRFGDRLAILCGVDTLALESMLMGAEGWVAGLVCAFPAETVAIYALAKAGKIDEAISIYRWFLPILELDINTKLVQNIKLAEVATGIGTENVREPRLPLIGAEREHVLQIIKNGLETRPTLPDYKLYL, encoded by the coding sequence ATGACCATCAATTGGAAAGGTGTGATGCCAGCCGTCACGACAAAATTTACGACTAGCGACACGCTCGATTTAGAAATGTTTGCAGTCAACATAAAGGCACAGTTAGAAGCAGGAGTACATGGAATCATTCTCGGTGGAACGCTCGGAGAAGCAAGTACACTAACGAATGATGAGAGACGTATTTTGGTACGCGAAACCGTTAAAATTGTCAATGGAAAAGTGCCTGTAATCATCAACGTTGCAGAACAATCTACCGCTGTGGCAAAGGAAGTTGCGCAACATGCAAAAGAAGATGGCGCCAATGGTTTAATGATGTTGCCACCAATGCGCTACAAAGCTGACAGCAGAGAAACAGTGGCGTATTTCAGAGCAGTTGCCCAAAGTACCGATTTGCCAATAATGATCTACAACAATCCTGTCGATTACGGAATTGAAGTAACCTTAGACATGTTTGACGAATTACTCAAAGATTGCCCAAACATTCAAGCTGTCAAAGAATCTACACGCGATATTTCGAACATTACCCGAATCAAAAATCGTTTTGGAGATCGCTTGGCGATTTTATGTGGTGTAGATACGCTTGCGCTAGAAAGTATGCTCATGGGCGCAGAAGGCTGGGTTGCAGGTTTGGTCTGTGCGTTTCCCGCAGAAACTGTTGCGATTTACGCATTGGCAAAAGCTGGAAAAATTGACGAAGCCATTTCAATCTACCGATGGTTTTTACCAATATTGGAATTAGACATCAACACGAAATTAGTACAAAACATAAAACTAGCGGAAGTTGCCACAGGAATTGGAACAGAAAACGTTCGCGAACCACGATTGCCACTAATCGGAGCAGAACGCGAACACGTATTACAAATCATTAAAAATGGACTCGAAACACGTCCAACATTGCCAGATTATAAATTGTATCTTTAG
- a CDS encoding T9SS type B sorting domain-containing protein, with product MNYKTFIIVSIACLCALFSFAQNYTVSNFQKINELTGNFTGSLDVNDNFGVSIAQIGDLDGNGVTDFAVGAFNDDDGGTNSGAVWILFMDANDQVISHTKISSTSGNFTGDLDPNDGFGVSVAYLGDLNSDGLIELAVGATYDGDGGFWHGAVWILSLNSDGTVNSHSKISDTQGGFTGFINGDAVFGTDIENIGDLNGDGIEDLAVGSRRDADGGSRRGAVWILFMNADFTVNSFQKISDTQGNFTAILEFEDYFGGSIVNVGDLDQDGVTDIVVSAYRDDDQIINSGSFYVLFLNADGTVKGYQKVSNSEGGLNGIISNGALFGRMIDGVVDIDNDGKVEILVGALGQLNPTQMNQTGAIYLIELNSDGTVSEEYMYTFGENCFGGVLENGDFFGGSVAVWNDAGTYHFAIGAYKDSDTGTDKGAVWILELGAQFYNVVGSQDPTDCATDNGEITIGNLDPNSTYNITYEMDGNPIMTTMTSDLNGMFVLAGLSAGNYTNISVTNTATNCLATVNDVTLNGVSFDVNFTTQIPSACGASDGSISLSNLVTSNTYQITYSLNGNSVNLNLNANTSGEIVLTNLLGGTYTSFTVLDTSSNCEDVLGDIFIAEPVFLLNFTASMTSTCGASDGTILISNLTPNQEYVVDYFYESNQVQNIYNANATGEIVLTGLTAGLYEFIMVVDTLAPCTDGIGQILIENAAFTVTPSSTNPSSCNASDGSIIFEDATANEAYTITYILNGTTITANINSDASGTLLLTNLGIGLYEAIVVEEVATNCVTTIADILLENTNFSVTPSSTNPSSCNVSDGSIIFEDATANEAYTITYILNGTTTTANINSDASGTLLLTNLGIGLYEAIVVEEVATNCVTTIADILLENPSFSVTPSSTNPSSCNVSDGSIIFEGVTANEVYTVSYTFNTETITATILSDNQGVITVGNLAFGIYADITLIEDNSGCMAIFSFLELTCVQEIDACFQVRRFFTPNADGFNDVWQLENVQNCNYFVYIYDRYGKNITILTPNFPTWDGTYKGNKLPSSDYWISIKYVQNGQELEYITHITLKR from the coding sequence ATGAATTACAAAACTTTTATAATAGTAAGCATTGCATGTTTGTGTGCTTTGTTTTCCTTTGCTCAAAATTATACTGTTTCCAATTTTCAGAAGATTAATGAATTAACAGGGAACTTCACGGGCAGTCTTGACGTGAATGATAATTTTGGTGTTTCGATAGCGCAAATAGGCGATTTAGATGGAAATGGAGTTACCGATTTTGCCGTTGGTGCTTTTAATGATGATGATGGAGGTACAAATTCAGGAGCGGTTTGGATTTTATTCATGGATGCTAACGACCAAGTAATTTCGCATACTAAAATAAGTAGTACAAGTGGAAATTTCACGGGAGATTTAGATCCTAATGACGGATTTGGAGTTTCGGTTGCTTACTTAGGAGATTTAAACAGTGATGGTCTTATAGAATTGGCTGTCGGTGCAACCTATGATGGCGACGGAGGATTTTGGCATGGAGCGGTTTGGATTTTAAGTTTAAATTCTGATGGAACCGTAAATTCGCACTCAAAAATAAGTGATACACAAGGTGGTTTTACGGGATTTATTAATGGAGATGCAGTTTTTGGTACCGATATAGAAAATATTGGGGATTTAAATGGAGATGGTATAGAAGATTTAGCAGTGGGTTCACGAAGAGATGCTGATGGAGGCTCGCGAAGAGGCGCAGTTTGGATTTTATTTATGAATGCTGATTTTACTGTAAATAGTTTTCAAAAAATAAGTGATACACAAGGGAACTTTACAGCCATATTGGAATTTGAAGATTATTTTGGTGGATCTATTGTGAATGTAGGTGATTTAGATCAAGATGGTGTTACTGATATTGTAGTAAGTGCATATCGAGATGATGATCAAATTATAAATTCGGGTAGCTTTTATGTATTGTTTTTAAATGCTGATGGCACGGTAAAAGGATATCAAAAGGTATCGAATTCTGAAGGTGGACTGAATGGAATTATTAGTAACGGAGCTCTTTTTGGACGAATGATTGACGGTGTTGTAGATATTGATAACGACGGCAAAGTTGAAATTTTAGTGGGTGCATTGGGACAATTAAACCCAACGCAAATGAATCAAACAGGAGCTATATATCTTATTGAATTAAATTCGGATGGAACCGTCTCTGAAGAATATATGTATACGTTTGGTGAAAATTGTTTTGGAGGCGTATTAGAGAATGGTGATTTTTTCGGTGGTTCTGTTGCTGTTTGGAACGATGCAGGAACTTACCATTTTGCGATAGGAGCTTATAAAGATAGCGATACTGGGACCGATAAAGGAGCCGTTTGGATACTAGAATTGGGAGCTCAGTTTTATAATGTTGTCGGCAGTCAAGATCCAACAGATTGTGCTACAGATAATGGAGAAATTACTATTGGGAATTTAGATCCTAATTCAACCTATAACATTACATACGAAATGGATGGAAATCCTATCATGACAACTATGACATCGGATCTAAATGGCATGTTTGTATTAGCTGGACTATCTGCTGGCAATTATACAAACATATCAGTGACAAACACTGCAACAAATTGCTTAGCAACTGTAAATGATGTAACGCTTAATGGAGTGAGTTTTGACGTCAATTTTACAACGCAAATTCCAAGTGCTTGCGGTGCTTCTGACGGAAGTATTTCTTTGAGTAATTTAGTCACAAGCAATACGTATCAAATTACGTATTCGCTCAACGGTAATTCTGTAAACTTAAATTTAAATGCCAACACTAGTGGCGAAATAGTATTGACTAATCTCTTAGGTGGAACATATACATCTTTTACGGTATTGGATACAAGTTCTAATTGTGAAGATGTACTTGGCGATATTTTTATAGCAGAACCAGTATTTCTACTGAATTTTACAGCGAGTATGACTTCTACTTGTGGTGCTTCTGATGGAACTATTCTGATTTCAAATTTGACACCAAATCAAGAGTATGTAGTTGATTATTTTTATGAATCAAATCAAGTTCAAAATATATACAATGCAAATGCTACAGGTGAAATAGTACTAACTGGATTAACTGCTGGATTGTACGAATTTATTATGGTAGTAGACACGCTGGCACCTTGTACGGACGGTATTGGGCAAATACTCATAGAAAACGCAGCATTTACAGTTACACCAAGTTCTACAAATCCAAGTAGTTGTAATGCTTCTGACGGATCTATAATTTTTGAAGATGCAACCGCCAACGAAGCGTACACAATTACATACATTTTAAATGGAACTACCATAACAGCAAATATAAATTCGGATGCTTCTGGGACTTTACTTTTAACTAATTTAGGAATTGGCTTGTATGAAGCAATTGTAGTGGAAGAAGTTGCTACCAATTGTGTTACTACAATTGCTGATATTCTATTGGAAAACACTAATTTTTCAGTTACACCAAGTTCCACAAATCCAAGTAGTTGTAATGTTTCTGACGGATCTATAATTTTTGAAGATGCAACCGCGAATGAAGCGTACACAATTACATACATTTTAAATGGAACTACCACAACAGCAAATATAAATTCGGATGCTTCTGGGACTTTACTTTTAACTAATTTAGGAATTGGCTTGTATGAAGCAATTGTAGTGGAAGAAGTTGCTACCAATTGTGTTACTACGATTGCTGATATTCTATTGGAAAACCCAAGTTTTTCGGTTACACCAAGTTCCACAAATCCAAGTAGTTGTAATGTTTCTGACGGATCTATAATTTTTGAAGGAGTAACAGCTAATGAAGTGTATACAGTTTCATATACTTTCAACACAGAAACAATTACAGCTACAATACTTTCTGATAATCAAGGAGTTATTACTGTAGGGAATTTAGCTTTTGGAATCTATGCAGATATTACATTAATAGAAGACAATTCTGGATGTATGGCAATATTTTCTTTTCTAGAACTTACCTGTGTACAGGAAATTGATGCTTGTTTCCAAGTGAGAAGATTTTTCACACCAAATGCTGATGGTTTCAATGATGTATGGCAATTAGAAAATGTCCAAAATTGTAATTATTTTGTTTATATCTATGATAGATATGGAAAAAACATCACCATTCTTACACCAAACTTCCCAACTTGGGATGGAACTTATAAAGGAAATAAATTACCATCTAGCGATTATTGGATTTCCATTAAATATGTACAGAATGGACAAGAATTAGAATATATAACGCATATTACACTCAAGCGCTAA
- a CDS encoding FAD-binding oxidoreductase: MKKEVVIIGGGIIGLCCAYYLQQDGHQVTIVDKSDLTNGASFVNAGYITPSHIIPLAAPGMITKGLKWMLNASSPFYVKPRLEADFLRWSWLFKKSATAKHVERSIPIIKDINLLSRELYAEMKNSNDFDFHFERKGLLMCYQTEKEGEAEWKMGQRAIAEGLNVQNLTKEEVKTLEPNVDFNIKGAVYFDSDAHTTPTDFMPQLIALLQQKGVQFYTNDSITDLQFSDGKIVSVQTLKRNLKADEFILSAGSWSSFLVKKLQVRIPLQAGKGYRIDVHEDTGITMPAILAEAKVAVTPMQGFTRFAGTMEIGGINHTINQKRVKAIAKAAETFYNGLKIPEEAIKNADCGLRPCSPDGLPYIGKTKKYKNLTVATGHAMMGWSLGPATGKLVSELIGEKPTSMKLDGFEVERFS, encoded by the coding sequence TTGAAAAAAGAAGTTGTAATTATTGGTGGCGGTATTATTGGACTGTGTTGCGCGTATTACTTACAGCAAGACGGACACCAAGTGACCATTGTGGATAAAAGTGATCTGACTAATGGTGCTTCTTTTGTGAATGCAGGATATATTACGCCAAGTCACATCATACCCTTAGCAGCGCCAGGCATGATTACCAAAGGTTTGAAGTGGATGCTCAACGCGTCCAGTCCTTTTTATGTAAAACCACGATTGGAAGCTGATTTTTTACGATGGTCTTGGTTATTTAAAAAATCTGCCACAGCGAAACACGTTGAAAGATCGATTCCTATTATTAAAGATATCAATTTGTTGAGTCGGGAATTGTATGCGGAGATGAAAAACTCAAACGATTTTGACTTTCATTTTGAACGAAAAGGCTTGTTGATGTGTTATCAAACGGAGAAAGAAGGCGAAGCAGAGTGGAAAATGGGACAGCGTGCAATTGCAGAAGGCTTGAACGTTCAAAATTTAACTAAAGAAGAAGTCAAAACCTTAGAACCAAACGTTGATTTTAACATCAAAGGCGCTGTCTATTTTGATTCGGATGCACATACAACGCCAACTGATTTTATGCCGCAACTAATCGCGCTGTTACAACAAAAAGGAGTTCAGTTTTATACGAATGATAGTATAACCGATCTACAGTTTTCGGACGGAAAAATTGTTTCTGTACAGACTCTGAAACGAAATTTAAAAGCAGACGAATTTATACTTTCGGCAGGTTCATGGAGTTCATTTTTAGTGAAAAAATTGCAGGTACGAATTCCGCTCCAAGCGGGAAAAGGCTACCGAATAGACGTTCATGAAGATACAGGAATTACCATGCCTGCGATTTTAGCCGAAGCCAAAGTTGCGGTGACACCAATGCAAGGTTTTACGCGATTTGCTGGCACGATGGAAATTGGCGGCATTAATCATACAATCAATCAAAAACGCGTCAAAGCGATTGCAAAAGCTGCTGAAACTTTTTACAACGGATTGAAAATTCCAGAAGAAGCTATAAAAAATGCTGATTGCGGATTGCGTCCGTGTTCGCCAGATGGTTTGCCGTATATTGGAAAGACTAAAAAATATAAGAATCTCACAGTTGCTACAGGTCATGCCATGATGGGTTGGAGTTTGGGACCAGCTACGGGAAAATTAGTCAGCGAATTGATAGGCGAGAAGCCAACTTCGATGAAATTGGATGGTTTTGAAGTGGAGCGGTTTTCTTAA
- a CDS encoding 4-hydroxyproline epimerase: protein MMKKTFFCIDAHTCGNPVRVVAGGGPNLKGLNMSEKRQHFLQEYDWIRKGLMFEPRGHDMMSGSILFPPSNPKNDFGILFIETSGCLPMCGHGTIGTITIAIEEGLITPKTAGKVKMEAPAGLVEIEYQQTNKKVDWVRLTNVKSYLAAENLTVDCPELGELTFDVAYGGNYYAIVDPQANFSGIHDFTASKIIQYSQVVRERINATYPNVFVHPENETIRDVSHVLWTGNPLDETSSGRNAVFYGDKAIDRSPCGTGTSARMAQLHAKGKLKVGEAFVHESYIGSKFIGKIVEETMLDGKPAIIPSIQGWAKIYGYNTIIIDEEDDPYAHGFQVI from the coding sequence ATAATGAAAAAAACGTTTTTTTGTATTGATGCTCATACTTGCGGAAATCCTGTGCGCGTTGTTGCTGGTGGCGGACCCAATTTAAAAGGTTTGAACATGAGCGAAAAACGACAGCATTTCTTGCAAGAATACGATTGGATTCGGAAAGGACTGATGTTTGAACCGCGCGGACACGATATGATGAGTGGAAGCATTCTATTTCCACCGAGCAATCCTAAAAACGATTTCGGCATTCTATTTATAGAAACGTCGGGTTGTTTGCCCATGTGTGGACACGGAACTATTGGAACGATTACCATTGCCATAGAAGAAGGGTTGATCACGCCGAAAACAGCAGGGAAAGTGAAGATGGAAGCACCAGCAGGTTTGGTGGAAATTGAATATCAACAAACCAATAAAAAAGTAGATTGGGTTCGGTTGACAAATGTTAAAAGTTATTTAGCCGCAGAAAACTTAACGGTAGATTGTCCCGAATTGGGAGAACTTACGTTCGATGTCGCTTATGGCGGAAATTACTATGCGATTGTGGATCCGCAAGCAAATTTCAGCGGAATTCACGACTTTACAGCGAGCAAAATTATTCAGTATTCACAAGTAGTTCGTGAGCGAATTAATGCAACATATCCAAATGTATTTGTGCATCCAGAAAATGAAACCATTCGTGATGTTTCGCATGTATTGTGGACAGGAAATCCGTTAGATGAAACGTCTTCGGGAAGAAATGCCGTTTTTTATGGAGACAAAGCGATTGATAGAAGTCCTTGTGGTACAGGAACTTCCGCGCGAATGGCACAATTGCACGCCAAAGGAAAATTAAAAGTAGGCGAGGCGTTTGTGCATGAAAGTTATATTGGCTCAAAATTTATTGGAAAAATCGTTGAAGAAACGATGTTAGACGGAAAACCTGCCATTATTCCAAGCATACAAGGTTGGGCAAAAATTTACGGTTATAATACGATTATTATTGACGAAGAAGATGATCCGTATGCGCATGGGTTTCAGGTAATTTGA